The nucleotide window AGTGAAAAGTGTCTAACCAAATAGAAAGTAATCCAGACTCTGGTTGGGCACATATTCATAAATAAGTATTTTCTCTTGTTCTTCAAGGCAAAAACCAATAAATGCCACTAGATTTCTATGTTGAAGCTTGGCTATCAACAAAACTTCATTCTTGAACTCTTCTACACCTTGATTAGAACTTTTTGAAAGCCTTTTTATAGCCACTTCTCGTCCATCAACAAGTATACCCTAAAAACATAAGGAACGGTCTTCTGTgtaatatatttgattatgaattttccTCTTCAATTGAGATAGAGTGAAAATGATAACTAACTATAGAAAATACCAAAACAATGGCTTGAAAGTTTTCAATAATGTTTcctatttttgcattttctcaccTTGTAAACCTCTCCAAACCCGCCTTTGCCAATGTAATTGTCAGTAGAAAAGTTGTTGGATGCTGCTTCAATTACCACCCAATCGAATTGTAGTGGTTCTAAAGTCGCACTTTCTTCACCAACTAGACAGTAGAtacaatttatttgatttagtttttaaattaagTTATTAAACTTGTTAAATCTTATATGAAGTTGCAAGATCAAAGGAACCTTTCTGCATACATAAATAAGACAGTACTTACAATTTTCTCGAAGAATAGTCCTACGACTCTTTCTTCCCCTTTTCTTAAGCCAGTAGTAGCCAATAGAAAATAGCATCACCGAAATAATTGTAGGGACAACAatgaagacaatttttttttttttttgaagggaatgAAGACAATTTTATGTTTCTCTGCACAAGAtaattaacatttataaatcacataaattcaATCTAGTAATAATCAATACAAACCTTACCTGCATTTTCTGGTAATGGGGAAGGACTCCCAGGCGGCAGAGCTTCGTCACCCTCCATGTAAAATTGGAACAATTCAAACCTCAGATTGCAGCTAGGATATATAATTCTTCCCCTAACATTACTCAATTTTGACCATGGAATTGCTCTATTGATCACATCCTTTAGACAAGAAGTGCAATCCTCACTAGACAAATCTCGCGTACATTGTCCAAGACTATACAAGTTTTGTTCATCATACAGTTTTAATGAATTAGTCATATATCTTTCAACACTGTACCCCGTTTCATATGCAAGTTTGGAAAACTGATTCAATAATGTCATAATGTACAAGTTTTGGTCTGTATAGGTGATATTTATATCTCTATACATAGGACTTGTATCAACAGTGGAAAAGAAATAGTTGTAGGAGTAACGAACATTACACTCGTCGTAATAAATGACTGCTTGTTTGGATAAAGGGCAATCTAAGGACAGTTTTTTAGTTGCATGAACTATGCATTCAACACAGATTTGAGAGGAGACGTCACCCCTGCACATGAACAATCCATAGACAGAATCAGTTCGATTTACACCGGTGACTGTGGTGTTGTAGAATTCGGTGTTGACGGTGGCTTCTGATGACAATGAAGAGAGGAGTGTCCTGGTATTGATTTGGTAGGTGCTATTGGTTGTGGTAAGATTGGAGGAACAAAAGGAATACAGAAAAGTAGAGTCCTCTGCCTTGATAGTTGCAAAACAGAGGAATCGAATAAGGATTGAGAAAAAGAGAATTTTAGAGTAAGCCATGGATTTTGATAAGAGAATGTGTTTGTTTGATTTGCAATGACAGAGGCAATGTATGTCAGCAAAGTTTAATTACCCAggcatatataatattatatccAGGGCCCGTCCTAAGTTTTTTGATCCCCCAGGCGAAACAATAAAATTGCTCCCCCAAGTTTATCTGAACCGAGCTATTATTTTCTTTCGTCTATTAAGTTTCGAAGGTTAGATGTCCCAtctttaagggtataattgtcaaacaattttctattATACATTAGACAACCACAACAGtaaacttagtttttttttttttaataaaaaagacgGTATGGTTGATGGTCTGTTTTCCACAGTTTTAGACAGCGCCACGAAACGTTTCAGTCCATAATCTGCTAGGTAGTAATCATTTAAAggtattttctaattctttttaaGGGAAAGGTATTTTGTaatggagaaaacttaggtacaattccttaggtgttTTTCGTacgttcttaactaaattcaccatgatttcctcgaatccataattttctcaaagtttgttatatcaaaaaaaatatgtatttttaattaagaaccatacgaaaagcacctaaggaattgtagCTAAATTTTCTACTTTTGGAATTCTAAAACCAACAGTTTTCTCAATtattatgaaggaaaaaaaaaagttaagtattTGGAAAAGCTTTTTCTTTCGGAATGAGGATTTTTCCAAAAGCTAATATGGCGACGTTGACTGGAACTAAAGAATCCTTAAACGGGCGATGTGGGCTAATACACGGTTTTTATTATTCAACAAATTTACTCCCATTTATCTTTTATTCTCTCCGTCTTATATTAAGTGACACAGATGATTTTGTCACACATAATAATGcgtatttttttatctttaattatctattagaaaaaattatgaaaatttaatatttgaaaaatattcatcgagacgaatcctacaacattttttttatggtggtcggAGTTCggattgcatatattatatactatccttttttttagagaatattaTACACtattcttaccaactgagttaaactcacgaggacttATT belongs to Medicago truncatula cultivar Jemalong A17 chromosome 6, MtrunA17r5.0-ANR, whole genome shotgun sequence and includes:
- the LOC120580917 gene encoding putative cysteine-rich receptor-like protein kinase 9, with product MAYSKILFFSILIRFLCFATIKAEDSTFLYSFCSSNLTTTNSTYQINTRTLLSSLSSEATVNTEFYNTTVTGVNRTDSVYGLFMCRGDVSSQICVECIVHATKKLSLDCPLSKQAVIYYDECNVRYSYNYFFSTVDTSPMYRDINITYTDQNLYIMTLLNQFSKLAYETGYSVERYMTNSLKLYDEQNLYSLGQCTRDLSSEDCTSCLKDVINRAIPWSKLSNVRGRIIYPSCNLRFELFQFYMEGDEALPPGSPSPLPENAGKVCIDYY